One region of Limnospira fusiformis SAG 85.79 genomic DNA includes:
- the tig gene encoding trigger factor gives MKVTQEKLPASQVGLDIEISPEISKKAYEKVINQYARSANIPGFRKGKVPRHILVQRLGPSRIKAAALDDLMQEYFPKIVEEEKIPAIGSFEVIGNIEELIEQYEPGQPITIKAAVDVEPEVKLNKYQDFQVQAEEVKFDPQQVDEILERERVKMATLVPVENRPAQKGDTAYVDFKGYFTPTGATEPQEIEGGQGDNYQVELTEGQFIPGFTEGIEGMSPGETKELNIEFPADYGKPELAGCPATFNITLLELKEKELPELDDDFAAEVSEFETLAELRESLEKRFQEEKAEQTTANKHKALAEALVAEMEVELPETLIREEVDRLLTQQAMQLSNMGIDLKQLFNSETVPRMREHLRPDAIAQLKETLAIKEVAKQQSITITEEEIQAKSEEMMEQLQGQDVNLDRLRMVVTDDLISQKTYQWLEEHSTIELVPEGTLTPEEEEPEDSEDSEEVVVAEAEVVTD, from the coding sequence ATGAAAGTAACCCAGGAAAAACTTCCCGCCAGCCAAGTTGGGCTGGATATCGAAATTTCTCCAGAAATCTCCAAAAAAGCCTATGAGAAGGTAATCAACCAATATGCTCGTTCTGCCAATATTCCTGGGTTCCGAAAAGGCAAAGTCCCCCGCCATATCCTAGTGCAGCGACTAGGACCCTCTAGGATTAAAGCGGCGGCCCTCGATGATTTGATGCAGGAATATTTCCCAAAAATTGTTGAAGAAGAGAAAATTCCGGCTATTGGCAGTTTTGAAGTAATTGGCAATATTGAAGAACTGATCGAACAGTACGAACCTGGTCAACCCATCACCATCAAAGCGGCTGTAGATGTCGAACCAGAAGTTAAACTCAACAAGTACCAGGATTTTCAGGTCCAAGCTGAAGAGGTCAAATTTGATCCGCAGCAAGTTGATGAGATCCTCGAACGTGAACGGGTGAAAATGGCAACCTTAGTCCCGGTGGAAAACCGACCCGCTCAAAAAGGTGATACAGCCTATGTTGACTTTAAGGGATACTTTACCCCCACCGGAGCAACTGAACCCCAAGAAATTGAAGGGGGACAAGGTGATAACTACCAAGTGGAACTCACGGAAGGTCAGTTTATCCCTGGCTTTACCGAAGGCATTGAAGGCATGAGTCCTGGGGAAACTAAAGAGTTAAACATTGAGTTTCCGGCTGACTATGGTAAACCGGAATTGGCTGGATGTCCCGCTACTTTTAACATTACTCTACTGGAACTTAAAGAAAAAGAGTTGCCAGAGTTGGACGACGATTTTGCGGCTGAAGTGAGCGAGTTTGAGACTTTGGCAGAACTGCGGGAGTCCCTAGAAAAGCGTTTTCAGGAAGAAAAAGCTGAACAAACTACGGCGAATAAACACAAGGCTTTGGCTGAGGCTTTAGTGGCAGAAATGGAAGTGGAATTGCCGGAAACCCTCATTAGGGAAGAAGTAGACCGCCTCTTGACTCAGCAGGCTATGCAGTTGAGTAATATGGGCATTGACCTTAAACAACTGTTTAACAGTGAAACTGTACCACGGATGCGAGAACATCTGCGCCCTGATGCGATCGCTCAACTCAAGGAAACTTTGGCTATCAAAGAAGTCGCTAAACAACAGTCCATCACTATCACCGAGGAGGAAATTCAAGCTAAGTCCGAAGAAATGATGGAGCAACTTCAAGGCCAAGATGTGAACCTCGATCGCCTACGCATGGTGGTTACTGATGACCTGATTAGCCAAAAGACTTACCAATGGCTCGAAGAACATTCCACCATTGAATTAGTCCCTGAAGGTACTTTGACCCCAGAGGAAGAAGAACCAGAAGATTCAGAAGATTCAGAAGAAGTGGTCGTCGCTGAAGCTGAAGTCGTTACCGACTAG
- the clpP gene encoding ATP-dependent Clp endopeptidase proteolytic subunit ClpP, with translation MMISEYSRDSIGSTRNSHIISGSQPVTINSSAAGVIPMVVEQSGMGERAFDLYSRLLRDRIIFLGTPIDDEVANAVSAQMLFLESEDPEKDIQLYINSPGGSVTAGMGIYDTMQQIRPDVVTICYGLAASMGAFLLASGTAGKRMSLPSSRIMIHQPLGGAQGQAIDIEIQAKEILYHKHTLNTLLAQHTGQPIERINADTERDFFMSAAEAQEYGLIDNVILKQNLPVPGESVSAT, from the coding sequence ATGATGATCTCTGAGTATTCCCGTGATTCCATTGGCAGCACCCGTAACAGCCACATAATTAGTGGTTCACAACCAGTTACTATTAACTCATCTGCAGCGGGTGTCATTCCCATGGTAGTTGAACAGTCGGGAATGGGAGAAAGGGCTTTTGACCTCTATTCCCGTCTACTACGCGATCGCATTATTTTTCTGGGAACACCCATTGACGATGAAGTAGCCAATGCCGTAAGCGCCCAAATGTTGTTTTTGGAATCAGAAGATCCCGAAAAAGATATCCAACTTTACATCAACTCCCCTGGCGGTTCAGTCACCGCAGGTATGGGAATTTACGACACCATGCAACAAATTCGCCCCGATGTGGTGACAATATGTTATGGATTAGCCGCCAGTATGGGCGCATTTCTCCTCGCTTCCGGTACCGCTGGGAAACGGATGTCCTTACCTAGCTCTCGCATTATGATTCACCAACCCCTCGGAGGCGCTCAAGGACAGGCAATAGACATAGAAATTCAAGCCAAAGAAATTCTCTATCACAAGCACACCCTGAATACACTCTTAGCCCAACATACCGGCCAACCCATAGAGCGCATTAATGCTGATACAGAGAGAGACTTTTTTATGTCTGCCGCTGAAGCCCAAGAATATGGTCTAATAGATAATGTGATCCTAAAACAGAATCTTCCGGTTCCCGGAGAATCTGTTAGCGCAACATAA